Within Campylobacterota bacterium, the genomic segment GCAGGGAGGGCATCATCAGGGTGTAGACCCATCCGCCGTAATCGAACGTAATAAAATTGTGGGCGTCGAAAATATGACGTTCGTCGTGGCGCTTGGCCGCTTCGAGATAGATGTATTCTTCGTACTCCCCGATCGCTTCGGAACGGTTCTGGTAACGGAGTTCGAGATGTTCGGTAATGAGGGTGCGGAGCCGATCGTAGCGTTTTTTGACGGTGACGTAATTGAGGTTCAGCTCCCGTGCGGCGGCGGACGCGTTGGCACCGGTGCAAAACGCATCGATGACCGCCATATCGGTGTGCAGTTTGGAGGGGCTGTATTTTTTCCGGCACGACGGGCATTTGACCATTCCCTCGGCCAGATGATAGAGCCTTCCCCCGCAAAAAATGCATTGTATCGTCGGTTCCATAGCGACTATTGTAGCATCTCTTGGTCCTGAAACCATATAAGAATTTCCCTTTTTTAGATTACTTTCATTCTAAAAAAATATAATACCTGAATAATGATTCATAAATAAAGGCGGCAGAGCGATGGAAATAGGGTTGCTGGTAATTTTCTGGTACGGCATTCTTCACGCTTTCGGTCCCGACCATCTCACCGCCATTGCCGATTTCTCGATCGGCAAAAACGCGCGCAGGACGTTTTTCACCGTCGGTGCGTTTGCCATCGGGCACGGGGTTATGCTGTTCGCGTTCGCCAAGCTGCTCGAGAAAGTTTCGATTCCCGAAAACATCACCGCGTATGGGGATGTGATCGCATCGAGTGTCATCGTTTCGATCGGGGTATATCTCCTTTACATGGTCGTCCGTAATAAAATCCATCTCAAAGCGCACGTGCATGAGGGGAAACGCCACGTCCATATCTGGTTCGGCGACGAACACGCCCACAACGGCGAGAACGGCGGTGCTTCCGCCCTCGGGATCGGGATGCTGATGGGAATCGGCGGCGTACGGGGGATGCTTGTGACGCTGGGAATGATCGAAGGCCAAAGCGTCGATGCGATGATGATCCTCGCCTTTATCGCAGGGGTAATGGTTGTCTTTGTTGCCTTTGGTTGGGTAATATGGTGGATCAACAAGGATGTCCTCACCAATATCCGAAACGTCCGTCGTGCGTTCGCCGCGGTAGGGGCTGCTTCCGTCATCGTGGGCGGCAATATGCTTTTAGCTTGACAGAGGAGAGATTCTAAACATGTGCAAAGACTGCGGCTGTTCGATTACCGATCACCACCACCATCATCATCACGACGAAGATCACCGTTCGCATGAACACCACCACGCGCACGAGACGCTGCATCATAACCCCCAGCTCAACGACCCCAAAACGATTTCGGTCATTACGAAAATTCTTGATAAAAACGACCGCGAAGCGCAACACAACCGCGAGCATTTCGACGGGCACGGAGTGCTGGCGATCAACCTGATGAGCTCCCCCGGCAGCGGAAAAACGACCTTGCTGGAAAAAATAGCTCCTCTTTCGCCGTTTAAATACGCGGTGATCGAAGGGGACCTCGAGACGAGCCGCGATGCCGACCGGCTCAAAGCGGCGGGCATCAATGCGGTGCAGATTCAGACGGGGAGCGCATGCCATCTCGATGCGTTCATGGTACACAAGGCGCTCCACGATCTTCCCATCGCGGAGCTGGATGTCTGCTTTGTAGAAAACGTCGGGAACCTGGTCTGTCCCGCGAGCTACGACGTGGGGACGCACCTCAACGTCGTCCTCGTCTCCGTCCCCGAGGGGGAAGACAAAATCGCCAAATATCCGGTGATGTTCCGCAGTGCCGACCTGGTACTGATCACCAAAACCGATCTGCTCCCCTATTTCCGATACGACATCGAGCGTGAAAAAGCCGAAGCGCGCAAATTGAAACCCAATGTCGATATTCTGGAAGTGAACATGAACGACGAGGCTTCGATCCAAAAAGTGATCGAATGGATCGAGTTCAAACGAAAGATGAGAGTCTGACATGTGTCTTTCCATCCCTTCAAAAGTGGTCAGAATCGACCCCGAAACCAACACGGCTACCGTCGATACGATGGGGGTTCAGCGCACCGCCGGGTTGGATCTGATGGAAGAGGGCTCCGTTGCGGTCGGCGATTACGTCCTGCTGCACATCGGATTTATTATGAACAAGATTGACGAAGAAGACGCCCTTGAATCGCTCAAAGTGTATCGGGAGATTTTGGAAAAAATGGACGAATCCGAAAGGCGTGCCGCAATAGCAGAAAGTGACAATTGCCCTAACGGCGGAGCCTGATATGGGGTTGGAACTCAAAAACCTCTATGATGACTTTCGAGATGCCGATACGATAAAAGCATACGCGAAGATCATCGCCGAGGATGCCAAAAAACTGACCCACCCGATCAACATCATGGAGGTGTGCGGCGGGCATACCCACACGATCATGAAATACGGTGTATTGCAACTGCTTCCCTCCAGCATCCGGTTCGTTCACGGCCCGGGGTGTCCCGTGTGCATCATGCCCAAAGAGCGGATCGACCACGCCTATGTCCTCTCTCGGCAACCTAACGTCATACTCGTCACTCTGGGCGATATGATCAAGGTCCCCGGAAGCAACGGAAGCCTCCAAGATGCGCGGAGCAAGGGCGCGGATGTCCGTTTCGTCTACTCGCCTCTGGATTGCTTGAAAATTGCCCAAGAGAACCCCGACAAAACGGTGATCTTCTTTGCCATCGGTTTTGAGACGACGACCCCGATGACCGCCGCGCTGCTCGATACGGTGATCGCTCAAAACATCCCCAACATACTCCTGCACGTCAACCATGTCACGGTACCCGCCCCGATGCGCGCGCTGATCAGCGACGAGGCGTGCATCATCGATGCGTTTTTGGGACCGTCGCACGTGAGCGTTATCAGCGGCAGCAAAATCTACGAAGAGTTCCCGCGTGATTGGCATAAACCCGTCGTCGTGAGTGGATTCGAGCCTGTGGACGTCATGCAATCGATCAGCATGATCGTCAAACAGTTCATCGAGGGGCGATGCGAACTCGAAGTGGAGTACAAACGTGCCGTGACGCGTGAGGGGAACCTCAAAGCCCAAGCGTTGAATGACAAATATTTCCGCCAAGTGGACTTTCGCTGGCGGGGTCTAGGGGACATTCCCCAAAGCGGAATGGGTCTGCGCGACGAGTATGATCGCTACAACGCCGAGAAGATTTACGATGCGATACTGCCCAAAGAGGAGATTAACGATCACAAACTCTGCATCTGCGGCGACATTCTCAAAGGGAAAGCCTCCCCGCCGCAGTGTAGTATCTTTGGCACCGCGTGTAAACCGAGCACCCCTGTGGGAAGCTGTATGGTTAGTTCTGAGGGGGCGTGTTCGGCGTATTATAAATATGGGAATTTGGTATGACAAAAACGATTACATTGGCCCAAGGCAACGGCGGCGAAGAGAACAACGAACTGATCAAAAAGGTGTTTTACAAAGCCTTTAAAAACGAGATTTTAGAGCGGAGCGAAGATGCGGCGGTGATCGGGAATTTAGCGATGACGACCGACAGCTTTACGGTGAGTCCCCTCTTTTTCGCAGGGGCGGACATCGGCAAGCTCGCCGTGTGCGGAACGTGCAATGACCTCGCGATGATGGGGGCACAGCCCAAATATCTGACGTGCAGTGTCATCATCGAAGAGGGGTTTGAGGTAGAGTCACTGGAGCGGATCGTCGAGAGCATGAGAAGCGAACTCTCTATCAACGGTGCGGTGGTCGTCAGCGGCGATACCAA encodes:
- a CDS encoding transposase, whose translation is MEPTIQCIFCGGRLYHLAEGMVKCPSCRKKYSPSKLHTDMAVIDAFCTGANASAAARELNLNYVTVKKRYDRLRTLITEHLELRYQNRSEAIGEYEEYIYLEAAKRHDERHIFDAHNFITFDYGGWVYTLMMPSLHRYKQQFLDDNLHDVYYREFTKFLRLNRIAKLQKRNNAITRFWGFFESFILEYRGVESEHFVYYLKEAEFKFNYPLPEQSHILKRLWLEARV
- the hypB gene encoding hydrogenase nickel incorporation protein HypB, which codes for MCKDCGCSITDHHHHHHHDEDHRSHEHHHAHETLHHNPQLNDPKTISVITKILDKNDREAQHNREHFDGHGVLAINLMSSPGSGKTTLLEKIAPLSPFKYAVIEGDLETSRDADRLKAAGINAVQIQTGSACHLDAFMVHKALHDLPIAELDVCFVENVGNLVCPASYDVGTHLNVVLVSVPEGEDKIAKYPVMFRSADLVLITKTDLLPYFRYDIEREKAEARKLKPNVDILEVNMNDEASIQKVIEWIEFKRKMRV
- a CDS encoding HypC/HybG/HupF family hydrogenase formation chaperone, whose product is MCLSIPSKVVRIDPETNTATVDTMGVQRTAGLDLMEEGSVAVGDYVLLHIGFIMNKIDEEDALESLKVYREILEKMDESERRAAIAESDNCPNGGA
- the hypD gene encoding hydrogenase formation protein HypD, coding for MGLELKNLYDDFRDADTIKAYAKIIAEDAKKLTHPINIMEVCGGHTHTIMKYGVLQLLPSSIRFVHGPGCPVCIMPKERIDHAYVLSRQPNVILVTLGDMIKVPGSNGSLQDARSKGADVRFVYSPLDCLKIAQENPDKTVIFFAIGFETTTPMTAALLDTVIAQNIPNILLHVNHVTVPAPMRALISDEACIIDAFLGPSHVSVISGSKIYEEFPRDWHKPVVVSGFEPVDVMQSISMIVKQFIEGRCELEVEYKRAVTREGNLKAQALNDKYFRQVDFRWRGLGDIPQSGMGLRDEYDRYNAEKIYDAILPKEEINDHKLCICGDILKGKASPPQCSIFGTACKPSTPVGSCMVSSEGACSAYYKYGNLV